Proteins found in one Mixophyes fleayi isolate aMixFle1 chromosome 8, aMixFle1.hap1, whole genome shotgun sequence genomic segment:
- the LOC142099063 gene encoding uncharacterized protein LOC142099063, whose translation MDSVSQGKRLGAVKLSRVTFRATNRDDNPTTLKEPVAPLTSRGPLSLNPPPSEGASKTTEIKRPAPAISMKGLLAAQRITRELKNRAFLRRKSRARTPNRKPTTIINEQVPAGSANPTQRFPYSQAKELIQEFLTAKLRNITYDPSTSADLTKNLCEDIKKMVRRVTPPRYKLICNMAIGSKNREDILMTSQCLWDSYSDNVTSCSYQNATMFCVVSVYAVYFE comes from the exons ATGGACAGCGTGAGTCAAGGCAAGAGACTGGGAGCAGTAAAATTGTCACGGGTCACCTTTCGAGCAACAAACAGGGATGATAACCCTACAACACTGAAAGAA CCTGTAGCTCCTCTGACCTCCAGAGGGCCCTTAAGTCTGAATCCTCCGCCAAGCGAAGGGGCTTCTAAAACCACCGAAATAAAGAGGCCTGCGCCAGCCATCAGCATGAAAGGTCTACTGGCTGCCCAGCGTATTACACGGGAGCTTAAG AATCGAGCATTTTTGAGGAGAAAGTCCAGAGCCCGCACGCCAAATCGCAAGCCCACAACTATCATCAACGAACAG GTCCCGGCTGGTTCTGCAAACCCCACACAGAGGTTTCCCTACTCCCAAGCCAAGGAGCTCATCCAGGAATTTTTGACAGCAAAGCTAAGAAATATTACATACGACCCAAGTACGTCTGCTGATCTCACCAAGAACTTGTGTGAAGACATCAAGAAAATGGTGCGCAGAGTCACGCCGCCGCGATACAAACTCATCTGCAACATGGCGATCGGGAGTAAGAACCGAGAGGACATTTTAATGACCAGCCAATGTCTGTGGGACTCCTACTCTGACAACGTCACTTCCTGTAGCTACCAGAACGCTACCATGTTCTGTGTTGTCTCCGTGTATGCCGTTTATTTTGAGTAA